In Scomber japonicus isolate fScoJap1 chromosome 7, fScoJap1.pri, whole genome shotgun sequence, one genomic interval encodes:
- the pars2 gene encoding probable proline--tRNA ligase, mitochondrial, with the protein MEPVMHQVWQKVFQRLHRTSVLSRRSHSGCAEHATVPASTQSRQIKPTLLVSRLYQPSNLRDVGPESRLQGEMTCKSQRLMQQAGLIHPSNPGCYYYLPATVRSMEKLVRVIDQEMQGIGGQKLDMPSLCSADLWKTSDRWDLMGKELFRLKDRHGADYCLGPTHEEAVTTLIAHQTTLSYRQLPLLLYQITRKFRDEPKPKLGLLRGREFYMKDMYSFDVSEEAAYQTYESVCQAYTRLFARLGLRCVQVQADTGNIGGTLSHEFQLPADIGEDRLLVCGNCSFSANVETMSSDRTDCPQCKTGTLVESKGIEVGHTFYLGKKYSHIFNATFTNAQNKPNIAEMGCFGLGVTRILAAAIEVMSTEEAIRWPGLLAPYQVCVLLPKKGSKVDEAAGLAEELVHTLGDTLPRLRGEVVLDDRTQMTVGRRLKDASRLGYPYVIVVGQSALEDTPRFEVICQQTGETMFLSKDGLLDLLGRVETV; encoded by the exons ATGGAGCCTGTAATGCATCAGGTTTGGCAGAAAGTCTTCCAGCGCCTCCACAGAACCTCAGTTCTTTCCAGGAGGAGCCACTCAGGCTGTGCTGAGCATGCCACTGTTCCTGCTTCCACTCAATCCAGACAGATCAAACCCACACTGCTGGTGTCCCGCCTGTACCAGCCCTCGAACCTGCGAGATGTTGGACCAGAAAGTCGCTTGCAAGGGGAGATGACCTGTAAGAGTCAGAGACTCATGCAGCAGGCTGGACTCATCCATCCCTCCAATCCAGGTTGCTACTACTACCTTCCTGCCACTGTTCGCTCCATGGAGAAGCTG GTGAGAGTAATTGACCAAGAGATGCAGGGGATCGGTGGGCAGAAACTGGACATGCCCAGTTTGTGCTCAGCTGATCTCTGGAAAACTAGCGACCGCTGGGACCTGATGGGAAAGGAGCTGTTCCGCCTGAAAGACCGGCATGGTGCTGACTACTGCTTAGGTCCCACACATGAGGAAGCAGTGACGACTCTAATCGCTCATCAGACCACCCTCTCCTACAGACAGCTCCCTCTGCTTCTCTACCAG ATCACTCGCAAATTCAGAGATGAGCCGAAGCCAAAGTTGGGGCTTCTTCGAGGAAGGGAGTTTTACATGAAGGACATGTACTCCTTTGATGTGAGCGAGGAAGCTGCTTACCAGACCTATGAATCTGTGTGTCAAGCATACACCAGACTCTTTGCCCGCCTGGGACTGCGTTGTGTTCAGGTGCAGGCAGACACGGGAAACATCGGCGGTACACTCTCCCATGAGTTCCAGCTGCCGGCAGACATCGGCGAGGACAGGCTTCTGGTCTGTGGTAACTGCTCCTTCTCTGCCAATGTAGAGACCATGTCATCGGACAGAACTGACTGCCCACAGTGCAAAACTGGCACGCTGGTAGAATCTAAGGGCATAGAGGTCGGCCACACCTTTTACCTGGGTAAAAAATACTCTCACATTTTCAATGCCACCTTCACCAATGCCCAAAACAAGCCTAACATTGCTGAGATGGGCTGCTTTGGTCTTGGGGTAACTCGCATTCTTGCCGCAGCTATTGAGGTGATGTCAACAGAAGAAGCTATCCGCTGGCCGGGCCTTCTCGCCCCTTACCAGGTTTGTGTTTTACTTCCAAAGAAAGGCAGTAAGGTGGATGAAGCAGCAGGTTTAGCTGAAGAGCTCGTTCACACTTTGGGAGACACTCTGCCTCGTTTGAGAGGTGAAGTTGTTCTTGATGACCGTACCCAGATGACCGTTGGTAGGAGGCTGAAGGATGCCAGCAGACTGGGTTACCCTTATGTAATCGTAGTAGGGCAGAGTGCTCTAGAGGATACACCCAGATTTGAGGTGATCTGTcagcagacaggtgagacaatGTTTCTCAGTAAAGATGGACTCTTAGATCTTCTTGGAAGAGTGGAAACTGTATGA
- the insl5a gene encoding insulin-like 5a: MRALVVLPLLLCAAVCVDQVRSAEVNAVKLCGREFLRAVVYTCGGSRWRRFLTESDMDGLPTGEQSSLESLSSGRSNLGSGLTRRDMNNILTTVCCQVGCRKSDLTFLC, from the exons ATGCGTGCTCTGGTCGTGTTGCCTCTGCTGTtgtgtgcagcagtgtgtgtggatCAGGTGAGATCAGCAGAGGTGAACGCAGTCAAGCTCTGCGGTCGAGAGTTCCTGAGGGCTGTCGTCTACACCTGTGGAGGCTCACGCTGGAGGAGATTCCTCACTGAATCAGACATGGATG GGCTGCCCACAGGGGAACAGAGCAGTTTGGAGAGTCTGAGCAGCGGTAGAAGCAACTTGGGCTCCGGATTGACCAGACGAGACATGAATAACATACTGACCACCGTGTGCTGCCAGGTGGGCTGCAGGAAGAGTGACCTCACCTTCCTCTGTTGA
- the ttc4 gene encoding tetratricopeptide repeat protein 4 yields MASTAVHSDSDDDMDAFMDKFKTQRYKKGFNEETWEEEFNKVPMFMKSAPEEIDPREYPELACLQSIIHDEDRSPEEQAQSLKDEGNAFFKEKNYEKAILAYTVGLKKKCGDQDLDTVLLTNRAAAHFHLGNMRSALNDAVAAKKIKPDHIKALIRGAQCCIELRNYAEATRWCDEGLKAHPTDKKLQELRAAADKHKRAADRDARKAKAKEKKLHGEKEVLLAAIKERGIKLFQSAKRPQRGSDSEDEEERSSAAIAELSLDGLSSQEATGAQVFLDEQGSLNWPVFFLYPEHQQSDFISAFSESNCFIDHLAVMFGEELPPWDADRKYHPQNLQLFFEDVAKEALYQVDPEMTLLKVLQHKRYFVKAGTPSFIVLVKDSSFYKQFLTGKKILGL; encoded by the exons atggcgtCCACTGCGGTGCACAGTGACAGCGACGATGATATGGATGCGTTCATGGACAAATTCAAGACACAGAGATATAAAAAGGGCTTCAACGAAGAAACCTGGGAAGAG GAGTTCAATAAAGTGCCCATGTTTATGAAAAGTGCCCCCGAGGAGATTGACCCACGAGAGTACCCAGAGCTGGCTTGTCTCCAGTCCATCATCCACGATGAGGACAGGTCTCCAGAAG AGCAAGCACAGAGCCTGAAAGATGAGGGGAATGCATTTTTCAAAGAGAAGAACTACGAAAAGGCCATCCTGGCTTACACAGTAGGTTTGAAGAAGAAATGTGGTGACCAGGACCTTGACACTGTTCTTCTGACCAACCGAGCCGCAGCACACTTCCATCTGG GTAACATGCGCTCTGCATTGAATGATGCTGTAGCTGCAAAGAAGATCAAACCAGACCACATAAAAGCCCTGATCAGAG gTGCTCAGTGTTGCATAGAGCTGCGTAACTATGCAGAGGCCACACGATGGTGTGATGAGGGGCTTAAAGCTCATCCTACAGACAAGAAGCTGCAGGAGCTGAGAGCAGCAGCTGATAAACACAag agagcagcagacagagaTGCCAGGAAGGCCAAGGCCAAAGAGAAAAAGTTGCATGGTGAGAAAGAAGTTCTTTTGGCTGCTATTAAG GAGCGAGGCATCAAGCTGTTCCAGTCTGCAAAGCGCCCTCAGCGTGGTTCAgacagtgaggatgaggaggaacgGTCCTCAGCAGCGATCGCAGAGCTGAGCCTGGATGGCCTCAGCTCTCAGGAGGCGACGGGGGCTCAGGTCTTCCTGGACGAGCAGGGCTCCCTTAACTGGCCTGTTTTCTTCCTTTACCCTGAGCATCAACAGAGTGACTTCATCTCGGCTTTCTCTGAGAGTAACTG TTTCATAGACCACCTGGCTGTCATGTTTGGAGAAGAGCTTCCACCTTGGGACGCGGACAGAAAATATCACCCACAAAATTTACAG CTGTTCTTTGAAGATGTGGCGAAAGAGGCACTCTACCAAGTTGACCCAGAGATGACACTTTTGAAAGTGTTACAGCATAAAAG GTATTTCGTCAAGGCAGGTACTCCCAGTTTCATCGTTTTGGTAAAAGACTCGTCATTCTACAAGCAGTTTTTAACAGGAAAGAAAATACTTGGATTGTAA